In a single window of the Deinococcus reticulitermitis genome:
- a CDS encoding (R)-mandelonitrile lyase — MEIRRSGTYPSERGAAEHFTGTVRLDPLFAAPEPARVVGASVTFEPGARTAWHTHPLGQTLIVLSGRGLAQSEGGPVRDLWPGDVVWFAPGEKHWHGATPETALTHLALQERQGGQTVEWLEPVTDEQYAARPGPQL, encoded by the coding sequence ATGGAGATCAGGAGAAGCGGGACCTACCCTTCCGAGCGCGGCGCGGCGGAGCACTTCACCGGCACGGTCCGGCTCGATCCGCTTTTCGCGGCCCCCGAGCCGGCGCGCGTCGTCGGGGCGAGCGTGACCTTCGAGCCCGGCGCGCGCACCGCCTGGCACACCCACCCGCTTGGGCAGACCCTGATCGTGCTCTCGGGCCGGGGCCTCGCGCAGAGTGAGGGTGGCCCCGTGCGCGACCTCTGGCCCGGCGACGTGGTGTGGTTCGCGCCCGGCGAGAAGCACTGGCACGGGGCGACGCCGGAGACCGCCCTGACGCACCTCGCCCTTCAGGAGAGGCAGGGGGGGCAGACGGTGGAGTGGCTGGAGCCTGTGACTGACGAGCAGTACGCGGCGCGCCCTGGCCCCCAGCTCTGA
- a CDS encoding dTDP-4-dehydrorhamnose 3,5-epimerase family protein codes for MADHKIKLAPEYAEALGFESYPAQPQIEGVWFHALRKNRSENGAFMEYLRLDGQGVQGLPGQLTPRQISVSWAAPKRINAFHIHVKEEQNEIWCVLQGQLTIWLVDCRAGSPTLGVKRKLVFSGEQPMMVHIPSGVAHGYQAGENGATLLYTMDAQFNIEDPNEGRLPWNFFGDDLWAEDRG; via the coding sequence ATGGCTGACCACAAGATCAAACTGGCCCCCGAGTATGCCGAGGCGCTGGGTTTCGAGAGTTACCCCGCCCAGCCGCAGATCGAGGGGGTGTGGTTCCACGCCCTCAGGAAAAATCGCAGCGAAAACGGGGCCTTCATGGAGTACCTGCGCCTGGACGGGCAGGGCGTGCAGGGCCTGCCGGGTCAGTTGACGCCGCGCCAGATCAGCGTGTCGTGGGCCGCGCCTAAGCGCATTAATGCCTTCCACATTCACGTGAAGGAAGAACAGAATGAGATCTGGTGCGTGCTTCAGGGCCAGTTGACCATCTGGCTGGTGGACTGCCGGGCGGGCAGCCCCACCCTGGGCGTGAAGCGCAAGCTGGTGTTCAGCGGCGAGCAGCCGATGATGGTGCATATCCCCAGCGGAGTGGCCCACGGGTATCAGGCTGGCGAGAACGGCGCGACCCTGCTGTACACCATGGACGCCCAGTTCAACATTGAGGATCCCAATGAGGGCCGCCTCCCCTGGAATTTCTTCGGTGACGATCTGTGGGCGGAGGACAGGGGATGA
- a CDS encoding phosphoglucomutase/phosphomannomutase family protein codes for MPIKFGTDGWRDIIAEDFTYENVRTVARAHAQALREEGARSVVVGFDTRFQGRGFAGVVAGVMAEQGLDVLLAPEYLPTPALSFAVVHHGAGGGVMITASHNPPQYSGYKVKGSYGGSATPAVITRIERALAQPQTYGGARGTVQPLDIRQAYYAQLDRQLDLPALRAYRGRVLHDAMGGAACGWLTGYARHAGLGFEIEEVHGRPDPLFHGVNPEPVPQSLTELSARLAGETGRALGVVTDGDADRVGAVVAGGQFFNSHQIFAVLLRHLHGRGLRGRVVKTVSGSRVIELLSERLGLELLETPVGFKYITDAFLEGQRDESRAVMIGGEESGGLASRGHIPERDGLLNSLLLIEAVAASGHSLPELFEQIEREVSFRHVYDRADLHLSPSFDKAALMQEAAELRAVAGLGVERVNTADGVKLSLQGGASVMFRASGTEPVVRIYVEAQSDAEVRALLDEAVGRTKKHDPLVEP; via the coding sequence ATGCCCATCAAATTCGGAACGGACGGCTGGCGCGACATCATCGCCGAGGATTTCACCTATGAGAATGTCAGGACCGTAGCGCGCGCCCATGCCCAGGCGCTGAGGGAAGAGGGCGCGCGCTCGGTCGTGGTGGGCTTCGACACCCGCTTCCAGGGGCGGGGCTTCGCCGGCGTGGTGGCCGGGGTGATGGCCGAGCAGGGCCTGGACGTGCTGCTCGCGCCGGAGTACCTGCCCACGCCCGCCCTGTCCTTCGCGGTCGTCCATCACGGCGCGGGGGGCGGCGTGATGATCACCGCCTCGCATAACCCGCCCCAGTACAGCGGTTACAAGGTCAAGGGGTCTTACGGAGGCAGCGCGACGCCCGCCGTCATCACCCGGATCGAGCGGGCGCTCGCGCAGCCGCAGACGTACGGGGGAGCGCGCGGCACGGTGCAGCCCCTCGACATCCGGCAAGCGTATTACGCGCAGCTCGACCGCCAGCTCGACCTCCCGGCGCTGCGCGCCTACCGGGGCCGGGTGCTCCACGACGCGATGGGGGGGGCGGCCTGCGGCTGGCTGACCGGCTACGCCCGTCACGCCGGGCTGGGCTTCGAGATCGAGGAGGTCCATGGCCGGCCCGATCCCCTCTTCCACGGCGTGAACCCCGAGCCGGTGCCCCAGAGCCTGACCGAACTGTCGGCGCGGCTCGCGGGCGAGACGGGCCGGGCGCTCGGAGTCGTGACCGACGGCGACGCGGACCGGGTGGGCGCGGTGGTGGCCGGGGGCCAGTTTTTCAACAGCCACCAGATCTTCGCGGTGCTGCTGCGCCACCTTCACGGGCGCGGTCTGCGGGGCCGGGTGGTCAAAACGGTGTCGGGCAGCCGCGTGATCGAGCTGCTGAGTGAGCGCCTCGGGCTGGAGCTGCTTGAAACTCCAGTGGGGTTCAAGTACATCACCGACGCTTTTCTGGAAGGTCAGCGCGACGAGAGCCGCGCCGTCATGATCGGCGGCGAGGAGTCGGGCGGCCTCGCCTCGCGCGGCCACATCCCCGAGCGCGACGGGCTGCTCAATAGCCTGCTGCTGATCGAGGCGGTGGCGGCGAGCGGCCACAGTCTCCCCGAGTTGTTTGAGCAGATCGAGCGAGAGGTGAGCTTCCGGCATGTTTACGACCGCGCCGACCTGCACCTGAGTCCGAGCTTCGACAAGGCAGCCCTGATGCAAGAAGCCGCAGAGCTCAGGGCCGTCGCCGGGCTGGGGGTCGAGCGGGTCAACACCGCAGACGGCGTCAAGCTCTCCCTTCAGGGCGGCGCTTCGGTGATGTTCCGCGCGTCAGGCACCGAGCCGGTGGTGCGCATCTACGTAGAGGCGCAGTCGGACGCCGAGGTCCGCGCGCTCCTGGATGAGGCCGTCGGACGCACGAAGAAGCACGACCCGCTGGTTGAACCTTGA
- a CDS encoding SDR family oxidoreductase: MKILLTGGSGRLGTELRSLLPNSVSPTSREMNLTDASQVLAVVQRERPEIIVHAAAYTNVGGAEKDREACWQTNVVGTRHVAAAANAVGAKLVHISTDYVFSGEDGGYREADTPGPVVNYYSLTKLVAEEAARAATRHLIIRTSFRPREFQYPVAFSDVYTGQDYVDIIAPEIALAVRHAPDIQDEVLHIVTERKSVYELARRRKPDVKEGRWADASGVVLPGDVSLNTGRWQELRTRLIH; the protein is encoded by the coding sequence ATGAAGATCTTGCTGACGGGCGGCAGTGGACGCCTGGGCACGGAACTTCGTTCGCTTCTGCCAAACAGTGTGTCCCCAACCTCCCGTGAGATGAACCTGACGGACGCCTCGCAGGTGCTGGCGGTCGTGCAGCGCGAAAGACCGGAGATTATCGTGCACGCGGCGGCCTATACCAACGTGGGCGGCGCGGAGAAAGACCGGGAAGCCTGCTGGCAGACCAACGTGGTGGGCACGCGACACGTCGCGGCGGCGGCAAACGCCGTGGGTGCCAAGCTGGTTCATATCAGTACCGATTACGTCTTCAGCGGTGAGGACGGCGGTTACCGCGAGGCCGACACGCCAGGGCCGGTGGTCAACTATTACTCGCTCACCAAGCTGGTGGCCGAGGAGGCGGCCCGCGCGGCGACCAGGCACCTGATCATACGCACCAGCTTCCGCCCGCGCGAGTTTCAGTACCCGGTGGCCTTCAGTGACGTTTATACCGGGCAGGATTACGTGGACATCATCGCGCCCGAAATTGCTCTGGCGGTACGGCACGCCCCCGACATTCAGGATGAGGTGCTGCACATCGTCACCGAGCGCAAGAGCGTGTACGAGCTGGCCCGCCGCCGCAAGCCCGACGTCAAGGAGGGCAGGTGGGCCGACGCTTCAGGTGTAGTGCTGCCTGGGGACGTGAGCCTGAACACGGGGCGGTGGCAAGAACTTCGGACGCGGCTTATCCACTGA
- a CDS encoding O-antigen ligase family protein: MSSSSAAPHFTPSRWVGWLLALVPVFPPLYLAAFGALGQLRTLPLAARGVLFFFAATQLIAALFTPQPLLSLGLAAARTLLILAMIAAGVYLRDSRNLRPLLWGQLVIFATAWGYTLLTQGFAGVQERLGHPYYYVVSLGLVAVVSLWLVMFWRGAAAWWRWSAGLLALVTFVAAGSRGPLLALGVGSLAALALSGRQRRWWVMIPAALVVALAAASSSLQLPLKPLDRLLNDQTSGREYVWQDAVRGWQTSPVGGVGPYQGGPYLTYLYKDGCQLTPTLQRNKIECPEQLSRWSSVWLIAHNAWLHWLLESGVIGLSGLLGVMGYALWRSAQQGDPFVLAVLFGYTAMNVVDVVIAVPSPHFSELWWVCAGLALTHRRSA, encoded by the coding sequence GTGAGCTCCTCTTCAGCGGCCCCGCATTTCACTCCTTCAAGGTGGGTGGGCTGGTTGCTTGCCCTCGTGCCCGTCTTTCCGCCGCTCTACCTGGCTGCCTTCGGAGCGCTGGGCCAGCTGCGGACCCTTCCGCTGGCGGCGCGGGGGGTGCTGTTTTTCTTCGCAGCCACACAGCTCATTGCGGCGCTGTTCACGCCGCAGCCGCTGCTGTCGCTTGGGCTGGCAGCAGCCCGAACCCTGCTGATCCTCGCGATGATTGCGGCGGGCGTCTATCTGCGCGACAGCCGCAATCTGCGCCCGCTGCTCTGGGGACAGCTCGTGATTTTCGCGACTGCCTGGGGCTACACCCTCCTGACCCAGGGTTTCGCGGGGGTCCAGGAGCGGCTGGGGCATCCCTATTACTACGTCGTCTCGCTGGGACTGGTGGCGGTCGTCTCGCTCTGGCTGGTCATGTTCTGGCGCGGGGCAGCGGCTTGGTGGCGCTGGAGTGCCGGCCTGCTCGCCTTGGTGACGTTCGTCGCGGCGGGAAGCCGGGGGCCGCTGCTGGCCCTCGGGGTCGGCTCACTTGCCGCCCTGGCGCTGAGTGGGCGGCAACGGCGCTGGTGGGTGATGATTCCCGCCGCGCTGGTGGTCGCCCTGGCGGCGGCGTCGAGTTCTCTTCAGCTCCCCCTTAAACCCCTCGACCGCCTGCTCAACGACCAGACGAGCGGGCGCGAGTACGTCTGGCAGGACGCCGTGCGCGGCTGGCAGACCTCACCGGTCGGGGGCGTGGGGCCGTACCAGGGTGGGCCGTACCTGACGTACCTGTACAAGGACGGCTGCCAGCTCACCCCGACACTGCAGCGCAACAAGATCGAGTGCCCGGAACAGCTCAGCCGCTGGAGCAGTGTATGGCTGATTGCCCACAACGCCTGGCTGCACTGGCTGCTCGAAAGCGGCGTGATCGGCCTGAGCGGCCTGCTGGGCGTAATGGGCTACGCCCTGTGGCGCTCGGCGCAGCAGGGTGACCCCTTTGTGCTGGCGGTTCTCTTCGGGTACACCGCCATGAACGTGGTCGACGTGGTCATTGCCGTGCCCAGCCCGCACTTCAGCGAACTGTGGTGGGTGTGTGCGGGGCTGGCCCTTACCCACCGGAGAAGCGCATGA
- a CDS encoding acylase encodes MSYPVPRPVASRARRGLLSLLAPLALGSGAQAQTYQAQVQRTAYGIPHIQAPDLAGLGYGVGYSYAQDNLCLFADQILTVRGERSKFLGPEGRTVVAFQPVTNLDSDVFFKAVIEPGRLERGYQDQPETLALLRGYAAGYNRFLRDTPVSAWPAECRGAAWVRSVSVGDMMRLLEEKAIQASAGALLSAVSNTRPPQAGAAVPGVDLAAFNARHRLSELPMGSNGWAFGADATENGRGLLLGNPHFPWQTTNRFYELHLTVPGQLDVMGASLGGMPIVNIGFNGDVAWTHTVSTDKRFTLDALPLVPNDPLSYVKDGTARKFERRTVVVEVRTPAGPRLHTRTLYFTPGGPLVSVPQAGLNWTPQFAFALRDGNRNNTRMVATWLGFARANSVQGVRAALGEQGIPWVNTIAADRAGNALYADISSSPNVSAAQQQACTPAPFAPLFAAAGLVVLDGSRSACDWAVDPASKVPGLRAPANSPQLIRRDYVANSNNSAWLANPQAPITNLDPIVGEVNAPQSPRTRMGLIEIGARLAGTDGLAGNKFNLDNVREVLMRNSNLTGRMFADDALRLCQENPSVTGPGGAVNLAPACAALAAWDRRSDLESVGAHLWREFWRRARAIPDVYAVPFDPADPVNTPRGLKTTEPAVRAALLGAMAEALTALQAAGVAPGAALGAVQGVERGGTFLPLPGGSEFEGVLNKLEFALEPGGYRNVVGTSSSYIQAVTFGDSGPQAQAILTYSQSTDPASPHFADQTRLFSRGEWVRLPFTPAEVAAAATGEVLRLSE; translated from the coding sequence ATGTCCTACCCTGTGCCCCGCCCTGTTGCTTCCCGTGCCCGCCGTGGCCTGCTTTCCCTCCTCGCTCCGCTCGCCCTGGGGAGCGGGGCGCAGGCCCAGACCTACCAGGCGCAGGTGCAGCGCACGGCCTACGGTATTCCGCACATTCAGGCGCCAGACCTCGCGGGCCTGGGCTACGGGGTGGGCTACAGCTACGCGCAGGACAACCTCTGCCTGTTCGCCGACCAGATCCTGACGGTGCGCGGCGAGCGATCGAAGTTCCTGGGGCCGGAGGGCCGCACGGTGGTCGCCTTCCAGCCGGTGACCAACCTCGACAGCGACGTGTTTTTCAAGGCCGTGATCGAGCCGGGCAGACTGGAGCGCGGCTACCAGGACCAGCCCGAGACGCTCGCCCTGCTGCGCGGCTACGCGGCCGGCTACAACCGCTTCCTGCGCGACACGCCGGTCTCTGCCTGGCCCGCTGAGTGCCGGGGCGCCGCGTGGGTCCGCTCCGTCTCGGTGGGCGACATGATGCGCCTGCTTGAAGAAAAGGCGATTCAGGCGAGTGCGGGAGCGCTGCTCAGCGCGGTCAGCAACACCCGGCCTCCCCAGGCGGGCGCGGCCGTGCCGGGGGTGGACCTCGCCGCCTTCAATGCCCGGCACCGCCTGAGCGAACTGCCGATGGGGAGCAACGGCTGGGCCTTCGGCGCCGACGCCACCGAGAACGGGCGCGGGCTGCTGCTCGGTAACCCGCACTTTCCCTGGCAAACGACCAACCGCTTCTACGAGCTGCACCTCACCGTGCCGGGGCAGCTCGACGTGATGGGTGCGAGCCTGGGCGGAATGCCGATCGTGAACATCGGCTTCAATGGGGACGTGGCCTGGACCCACACCGTCTCGACCGACAAGCGCTTCACGCTGGATGCGCTGCCGCTGGTGCCGAACGACCCCCTGAGCTATGTCAAGGACGGTACGGCGCGCAAATTCGAGCGCCGCACGGTCGTGGTGGAGGTGCGGACTCCGGCCGGGCCGCGCCTGCACACCCGCACGCTGTACTTCACGCCGGGCGGCCCCCTCGTCAGCGTGCCGCAGGCGGGGCTGAACTGGACCCCGCAATTCGCCTTCGCCCTGCGCGACGGCAACCGCAACAACACCCGCATGGTGGCGACCTGGCTCGGCTTCGCCAGAGCGAACAGCGTGCAGGGCGTCCGCGCCGCGCTCGGCGAGCAGGGCATTCCCTGGGTGAACACCATCGCGGCGGACCGCGCCGGCAACGCGCTCTACGCCGACATCTCCAGCTCGCCCAACGTGTCGGCGGCGCAGCAGCAGGCCTGCACGCCCGCGCCGTTCGCGCCGCTATTCGCGGCGGCGGGCCTCGTCGTGCTCGACGGCAGCCGCTCGGCCTGCGACTGGGCGGTGGACCCGGCCTCGAAGGTGCCGGGGCTGCGCGCGCCGGCCAACTCGCCGCAGCTGATCCGGCGCGATTACGTCGCCAACTCCAACAACAGCGCGTGGCTCGCCAACCCGCAGGCCCCGATCACCAATCTCGACCCCATCGTGGGCGAGGTGAACGCCCCGCAGTCGCCGCGCACCCGCATGGGCCTGATCGAGATTGGGGCCAGGCTGGCCGGCACCGACGGGCTCGCCGGCAACAAATTTAATCTGGACAACGTGCGCGAGGTCCTGATGCGAAACAGCAACCTCACCGGGCGGATGTTCGCGGACGACGCGCTCAGGCTGTGTCAGGAAAACCCGAGCGTCACAGGGCCGGGCGGCGCGGTGAACCTCGCCCCGGCCTGCGCGGCGCTCGCGGCCTGGGACCGGCGCAGTGACCTGGAGAGTGTCGGCGCCCACCTCTGGCGCGAGTTCTGGCGGCGGGCGCGGGCGATTCCGGACGTGTACGCGGTTCCCTTCGACCCGGCGGACCCGGTGAACACCCCGCGCGGCCTGAAGACCACGGAGCCGGCGGTCCGTGCGGCCCTGCTGGGAGCCATGGCCGAGGCGCTCACGGCGCTTCAGGCCGCAGGGGTGGCCCCCGGTGCGGCGCTCGGAGCGGTGCAGGGCGTGGAGCGCGGCGGCACCTTCCTGCCGCTGCCCGGCGGCTCGGAATTCGAGGGCGTGCTCAACAAACTGGAATTCGCGCTGGAACCGGGCGGCTACCGCAACGTGGTGGGCACGAGTTCGAGTTATATCCAGGCGGTCACTTTCGGCGACAGCGGCCCGCAGGCGCAGGCGATCCTGACCTACTCGCAGTCCACCGACCCCGCCTCGCCCCACTTCGCCGATCAGACGCGCCTGTTCTCGCGCGGCGAGTGGGTGCGCCTGCCCTTCACCCCGGCAGAGGTCGCGGCGGCAGCGACGGGGGAAGTGCTGCGGCTGTCGGAGTGA
- a CDS encoding type I phosphomannose isomerase catalytic subunit: MSPLPAFLPLTPRYHARVWGGEKLAPPQGGTPIGEAWVADGESVVSAGPCAGRTVNELLRQDARALLGTRAADEATFPLLIKLLDCHDWLSVQVHPDDAQARELVGPGERGKTEAWHILEAQPGSELIAGVKEGTGAGELHAAIRAGRVLDVSRRHQVEVGDTVYIPAGTLHALGPGLLLYEVQQASDTTYRVYDWDRPASAGRALHLEESVRVIDPALSGDLRRGAETGRRGELVRSPYFTLWGAEGGEPLDTAGQSCHVVTALGHLVLTCGPERLELTPHATALVPAGTGRHALEGSGRALVARIAGEEDPSPLPASL, encoded by the coding sequence ATGTCTCCCTTGCCCGCTTTTCTGCCCCTGACACCCCGCTACCACGCCCGCGTCTGGGGTGGAGAGAAGCTCGCGCCACCGCAGGGCGGAACGCCGATTGGCGAAGCCTGGGTGGCCGACGGCGAGAGTGTGGTCAGCGCCGGCCCCTGCGCCGGGCGCACCGTGAACGAGCTACTGCGTCAGGACGCCCGGGCGCTGCTCGGAACGCGGGCGGCAGATGAAGCGACCTTTCCCCTGCTGATCAAGCTGCTCGACTGCCACGACTGGCTGAGCGTGCAGGTGCACCCCGACGACGCCCAGGCCCGTGAGCTGGTGGGGCCGGGTGAACGCGGCAAGACCGAAGCCTGGCACATCCTGGAGGCGCAGCCCGGCAGCGAACTGATCGCTGGTGTCAAGGAGGGGACCGGGGCCGGGGAGCTGCACGCCGCCATTCGGGCGGGGCGCGTGCTCGATGTCAGTCGCCGTCATCAGGTCGAGGTGGGCGACACGGTCTACATTCCCGCCGGGACGCTGCACGCCCTGGGGCCGGGACTGCTGCTCTACGAGGTGCAGCAGGCTTCAGACACGACCTACCGCGTCTACGACTGGGACCGGCCCGCGAGTGCCGGGCGTGCCCTGCATCTGGAGGAGTCGGTCAGGGTGATCGACCCGGCGCTGAGCGGCGACCTGCGGCGCGGCGCGGAGACAGGCCGCAGGGGCGAACTGGTGCGGAGCCCCTACTTCACGCTCTGGGGCGCAGAGGGCGGCGAGCCGCTGGACACGGCGGGCCAGTCCTGCCACGTCGTGACGGCTCTAGGCCACCTGGTCCTGACTTGCGGTCCCGAGCGGCTGGAGCTGACGCCTCACGCCACGGCCCTCGTGCCGGCAGGCACGGGCCGCCACGCCCTGGAGGGGTCCGGGCGGGCGCTCGTGGCCCGGATCGCCGGCGAGGAGGACCCGTCCCCGCTCCCCGCCTCCTTGTAA
- a CDS encoding MFS transporter, protein MLKPSSAPLAPPRDPPPIPVPGMDVTLDRRGVIWGLIVAALVTLSIYLGSQRFHGFDGALAGYAFATVFALFGIVYRYVVWLQRPPTRTYWKRGWELFWQPGRRLSNLGLFFKLGWEKLLEQRFIRKRSRNRWFAHQLIFWGCVIAIAITFPLTFGWLRFESDFTNPSNYLIVLFGQRLEFFTFPARSILGWLIMHGLNIAAVLCLAGISLAVGRRIKDQAEIATQRFDNDLMPLVLLFAVSVTGMFLTVSNMFIEGKFYYFLTTIHAVTVYLWLLYLPFGKFFHIFQRLANLGVWFYKEAGANGPQAACERCGDEYMSEMQRRDLKAMLPDLGFDYRHAQAGNWQNLCPSCRRKLMTMNQFAVSGKEFM, encoded by the coding sequence ATGCTCAAGCCTAGTTCCGCGCCCCTCGCGCCCCCCAGAGACCCGCCCCCCATTCCTGTGCCGGGCATGGACGTGACCCTCGACCGGCGGGGCGTGATCTGGGGCCTGATCGTCGCCGCCCTCGTGACCCTGTCGATTTACCTCGGCTCGCAGCGCTTTCACGGCTTCGACGGGGCGCTGGCCGGATACGCCTTCGCCACGGTGTTCGCGCTGTTCGGCATCGTGTACCGCTACGTGGTCTGGCTTCAGCGCCCGCCGACCCGCACCTACTGGAAACGCGGCTGGGAGCTGTTCTGGCAACCGGGCCGGCGCCTGAGCAACCTCGGGCTCTTTTTCAAGCTCGGCTGGGAAAAGCTGCTCGAACAGCGCTTTATCCGCAAGCGGTCGCGCAACCGCTGGTTCGCGCACCAGCTGATTTTCTGGGGCTGCGTCATCGCCATCGCGATCACCTTCCCGCTGACCTTCGGCTGGCTGCGCTTCGAGAGCGACTTTACCAACCCCTCGAACTACCTGATCGTGCTGTTCGGCCAGCGGCTGGAGTTTTTCACCTTCCCGGCGCGCAGCATTCTGGGCTGGCTGATCATGCACGGCCTGAACATCGCCGCCGTGCTGTGCCTCGCGGGAATCTCGCTCGCGGTGGGGCGGCGCATCAAGGACCAGGCCGAGATCGCCACCCAGCGCTTCGACAACGACCTGATGCCGCTCGTGCTGCTGTTCGCGGTGTCGGTCACGGGCATGTTCCTGACGGTGAGCAACATGTTCATCGAGGGCAAGTTCTACTACTTCCTCACGACCATTCACGCGGTGACGGTGTACCTGTGGCTGCTCTATCTGCCCTTCGGCAAGTTCTTCCACATCTTCCAGCGCCTCGCCAACCTCGGCGTATGGTTTTACAAGGAAGCCGGCGCCAACGGCCCCCAGGCGGCCTGCGAGCGCTGCGGGGACGAGTACATGTCGGAGATGCAGCGCCGTGACCTCAAGGCGATGCTGCCCGACCTCGGCTTCGACTACCGCCATGCCCAGGCCGGCAACTGGCAAAACCTCTGCCCGAGCTGCCGGCGCAAGCTCATGACCATGAACCAGTTCGCGGTGAGCGGCAAGGAGTTCATGTGA